agaggaggaagaagacacCCAGCATCAGGAGTGAAAATGAAGGGACGCCAAGGAGAGAGAGTTAGGTAATTAGCGTTTCGGACATGAACAGACTTGTCTCTGTTTCAAATGCAGTTCTTATTCGACTGATCAAACCTGTGTGTTTGCTGGTTTTTTCTTTGCAGATTGTATGTTCGAGGAACTGTCCTCGGCTACAAGAGGTACTTGCGATGTCCCTCTTGCCCATTGTGTTTCATAACTTGATGTTGCATCTGTGGTGGGAGATTGTAGACTagtgtttaagttttttttgggaCATGATCATTGCTTGTACTAGTTGTGGTCTTGTTAGCTACATAACTTGCTCATATGATGCCTTTATGTGCTTTATCATAGTCTTTCTTTTCGCCTACTTTGTTACGGTTGcgccttttgtttttttgattcTAGCTGATGCATGCAGCTGTTTGCAGTCCATTGAAGTTATAAGCAATTGTTTGAAGGTCTTGTTTgatcatagagagagagagagagaattataagctttgttattaattattaagTGAATTTTCAGGTCGAAGTCAAACCAATACCCCAACACTTCTCTCATCCAGATTGAAGGTGTGAACACTACAGAGGAGGTTAATTGGTACAAGGGAAAGCGTATGGCTTACATCTACAAGGCAAAGACAAAGAAGAACGGTTCCCACTACCGTTGCATCTGGGGCAAAGTCACTCGGCCTCATGGTAACAGCGGTGTTGTCCGTGCCAAGTTCACTTCAAACCTACCACCAAAGTCTATGGTAAGTTCATTTCTTTTAAACATTTCTTTAATGTGATGTTTGCTCAAGTTTGTGGCTCATCATTTGTTTTCTGTTGTGTTACTACTTTCAGGGAGCTAGAGTCAGAGTGTTCATGTACCCCAGCAACATATGAGGTAAATACTATTACCATGGGAGAGATTAGTTTAGATTATAGGcatttttgttttattccaTGATTTTGTATCCTATGTTCTCTGGATTTGATCCTGATTTGGTTCCATTACTGCAGGAGAGTAGATTCAGGACCTGTGTTTCATTTCACAAGTATCAGAAGGAAGCCCCCTTTATCATTGCTCAAAAGCTATAGTTTATCCTTTTATTCACATTTTGTCGTTAAATCCTCTGTCGGTTTCGTTCATCTCTAGAcgaaataaaacattatttttgatGGAATTCGAGCAGAAAAGAAATTATCCAAATGAGttctttaattgttttttctACTAGGATTCCATTTGCAACAGGCGCTCACTAGTCGTCGCATATTTTGTGTAACGATAGAGCGTGTTACactttctttttggtaaaactCATCATAACTGTGGTAAAAGGAAAGTGCAGGATCTAATAACAAATAcctaaaaatcatttatatttgttagataatttttaattttgaataaacAACAGTTATAGTTTTCATCTACCTAATTTTGGAACTTTTAGAAAATGGAACATAGTCCAGGAGAATAAACAGGTAATTAATCACTTTATTTGGTAAAAATACAGTAAGATTAGTTGTTACATtctctaatttaaaaaaaaagaaaggagatTAGACAAAAGCCAAAGTGGAACCCCACTGTCTCCTCCGGCAAATAGAATCCATAAAAAGGCGAGATTTTTCACCCCAATCTCCGATCTTTTATTCTTCTTCATCGCTTTGTTCTTCATCACACAGATCCTCCATTCTCGTAAGATTACGCAAAAGCTCTCTTCTTTTACTATGTTTGACTTTTGCCTTCTCTCAATCTTTTTGGTATGTTTTTTTTGCAGCTTTCGTTCCTTGGGAGGATCAGATCTTGGAAGGTCCTCAGCTCAAGGAAAGGTAAAAGATCCATCCTTTATACCAATTCCTCTAAAAGGGTTTTACGATCTCATTCTATGGAGATCGATGATGTCATACACAAGCATATGTTTCAGTGATCAAACGGATCGGTTTTGATTTTGAGCATTTGAAAGTATCTGTGTTTAGAATGATGGGTCTTGTTATCTTACGTCattgtttatgggttttgaatatttttaaaggagaaGGGGAAAGTAAAGGGATAGACTTTTGAAGGATGTCTTCATTCACGGGAACTCAGCAGAAGTGCAAGGCCTGCGAGAAGACGGTGTACCCTGTGGAGCTTCTCTCTGCTGATGGTGTTAGCTATCACAAGTCTTGCTTCAAATGCTCTCACTGCAAATCCAGGCTTCAGGTATCTTCTTCACTTTCCATCTCTGTGTTGCTGCTTTTGGCTGCAGGATCGAGTTTACAAAATGATCCGTTGTGTCAATAAGCAGATATTGATAAAGtgaatgtgatttttttttttttttgttaaattcagCTGAGCAGATATTCATCAATGGAAGGTGTGTTGTACTGTAAGCCTCATTATGAGCAGCTCTTCAAGGAGTCTGGTAGCTTCACCAAGAACTTTCAGTCCCGTATGTActagtcttcttcttcctgtttAGTGCTTTCCATCTAATTTCCCTTATTGTTGAGGACATACTATTAATATGTTTTACTGCTTTTCCTTCCGCACAGCTGTTAAACCTGCGGCTGAGAAATCAAGTCCTGAGCTGGTAATTGTTTCTTTATCTGGTTTTGACTGTAAGCTCAAGATACATTGAAGTTTTTTCTTatatcgtcttcttcttcttcgtttgcTCTCAGACGAGGACCCCTAGCCGAGTTGCCGGTATGTTCTCAGGCACACAAGAAAAATGCGCCACTTGCAGTAAAACTGTGTATCCTATCGAAAAGGTTAATATTCAATCTCTTCCCTCTTGCACTTTCCATTAGCTTAACCTTAGAATCACCTTTATGTCCTCTATGCATCTGTATTACGATACTTTACAGTAAAACATAGTTTAATCTTTTGCGAGAATCCTCCTATGCTTTCTCTTACGTGTTGAGATCAAGTCCTAAATCCCGTTAATTACTAGAAACTTGCAAGGAacataatgttttattaaacaGATGCATAGACCCTGGAAACATTGATTCTTGTTGCTTTTGTTTGCgcatgtgcttggttctcttaGCACCACCTTAGAAGGCCTTAATCTTCTTTCTTGGTGAAATATTGACAACATGACTCTTTGGTCACAAACTGCAGGTAACAGTGGAGAGCCAGACGTATCACAAGTCCTGCTTCAAATGCTCACATGGAGGCTGCCCCATCTCGCCATCAAACTACGCAGCACTTGAAGGAATCCTCTACTGCAAGCACCATTTCGCTCAGCTTTTCAAGGAAAAGGGAAGCTACAACCACTTGATCAAATCTGCTTCCATCAAACGCTCTGCGGCTGCTGCAGTCGCTGCTGGTACACCTGCAGCCGCCGTTCCTGAATCTTAATAAACTCAATAATCATCTCTCCTCTCTAGTCTAAAATTGAAAACTCAATGCCAAACTGATTCAGTTTGTTTTTCGCTTTTGTGTCTTTGCGTGTGAGTGTGTGTAATCTATCTCTTTGTTTTCATTGTTGTCTCCCTAAAAAGCTTGTTTGTTGTCATAACTTTggtatctatatataaaaaactgaGACTTTCCTTTTTCAGAAACTTCAGTTCAAGATAGGCCGCGGAAGTTAGACATTTTATACAAAATTGTTGATTAGTCAGGCGCCTAAACCGATATTTAGAACGGTTATTCTAAAAGTCTTTTAGTTTAGGCTTTGATTAGTTTAGGCGTAGATCGACTTTTATAACACTAGTCTCGAACTTTATTGTCACTAAATAATCCATCGTTGTGCCTAAGTAGAAAGCCTCTGAATCAATGAGAGGGTTTAGATTCTATCGTATGACTTTTGGTCAAACATCTACGATAGAAGACACGTGTACTCCCGTCAACGTAGTAAGTCTATAGTATCAAATATAGACTGCAGCACACTGAATCTCTAACTCCTCTAACAGAATCCTCCCGCCAATTCTcacacaacttcttcttcttcttcaaccgctcgtctccttctctctctctctcttccaagAAAGTAAGCGAGTGAAGAAAATGAACTCCGTCGCGTTttatctcctcctcctccttatcTCCGTCGCTACCCCGCCGATCACCACCGCCACGACGATCGGAGTCACCTACTCAACACCACCGTCAATCTCCACCTCCGCCGCTCTCTCCCCGGACAGAATCGCCTCGCAAGTCGTCTCCATGAAAATC
The window above is part of the Brassica napus cultivar Da-Ae chromosome C8, Da-Ae, whole genome shotgun sequence genome. Proteins encoded here:
- the LOC106360799 gene encoding 60S ribosomal protein L35a-2 → MKGRQGERVRLYVRGTVLGYKRSKSNQYPNTSLIQIEGVNTTEEVNWYKGKRMAYIYKAKTKKNGSHYRCIWGKVTRPHGNSGVVRAKFTSNLPPKSMGARVRVFMYPSNI
- the LOC106360800 gene encoding LIM domain-containing protein WLIM2b, with product MSSFTGTQQKCKACEKTVYPVELLSADGVSYHKSCFKCSHCKSRLQLSRYSSMEGVLYCKPHYEQLFKESGSFTKNFQSPVKPAAEKSSPELTRTPSRVAGMFSGTQEKCATCSKTVYPIEKVTVESQTYHKSCFKCSHGGCPISPSNYAALEGILYCKHHFAQLFKEKGSYNHLIKSASIKRSAAAAVAAGTPAAAVPES